A DNA window from Gammaproteobacteria bacterium contains the following coding sequences:
- the acs gene encoding acetate--CoA ligase, with amino-acid sequence MSDDKVYPVPAGWEKRAWIDQAKYEALYRRSIEDPEGFWREHAGRIDWIEPFTEVKDVSYDARDLHIRWFADGQLNACANCLDRHLPKRANQTAIIWEGDDPKQDRRITYGELHDQVCRFANALKGLGVKRGDRVTIYMPMIPEIAVAMLACARIGAIHSVVFGGFSPESLRGRIEDCKSNIVITADEGVRGGKTIPLKANVDEACAKLGGAVETVVVVRRTGGKIGWREGRDLWYHELIDAASPDCPVEVMNAEDPLFILYTSGSTGRPKGVLHTTGGYLVWVSLTHQHVFDYHEGDIYWCAADVGWVTGHSYIVYGPLANAATLVMFEGIPTYPDASRLWQVVDKHEVNTLYMAPTAIRALMREGEEPVKRTSRETLRLLGTVGEPINPEAWEWYHRVVGDGRCPVVDTWWQTETGGILITPLPGATALKPGSATRPYFGVKPGIVDGEGRLLEGEAAGNLVLLDSWPGQMRTVYGDHQRFVETYFTQFPGKYFTGDGARRDADGYYWITGRVDDVINVSGHRMGTAEIESALVAHPKVAEAACVGFPHDLKGQGIYAYVTLIAGEEPSDALRSELVDWVRKEIGPIASPDFIQWAPSLPKTRSGKIMRRILRKVAADDYADLGDTTTLADPSVVADLIEHRMNR; translated from the coding sequence ATGAGCGACGACAAGGTCTACCCGGTCCCCGCGGGCTGGGAAAAAAGGGCCTGGATCGACCAGGCGAAATACGAGGCGCTTTACCGACGATCGATCGAGGACCCGGAAGGGTTCTGGCGCGAGCACGCCGGGCGCATCGACTGGATCGAGCCGTTCACCGAGGTCAAGGACGTCTCTTACGACGCGCGCGATCTCCACATCCGCTGGTTCGCGGACGGTCAGCTGAACGCTTGCGCGAACTGCCTCGACCGTCACTTGCCGAAGCGGGCGAATCAGACGGCGATCATCTGGGAAGGCGACGACCCGAAGCAGGATCGGCGGATCACGTACGGCGAGCTGCACGACCAGGTCTGCCGGTTCGCGAACGCGCTGAAAGGGCTCGGCGTGAAGCGCGGCGACCGCGTCACGATCTACATGCCGATGATCCCGGAGATCGCCGTCGCGATGCTCGCGTGCGCCCGGATCGGCGCGATCCATTCGGTCGTGTTCGGCGGCTTCTCGCCGGAGTCGCTCCGCGGCCGCATCGAGGACTGCAAGTCGAATATCGTGATCACGGCGGACGAAGGCGTCCGCGGCGGCAAGACCATCCCGCTGAAGGCGAACGTCGACGAGGCCTGCGCGAAGCTCGGCGGCGCGGTCGAGACGGTCGTCGTGGTCCGGCGGACCGGCGGCAAGATCGGCTGGCGGGAAGGCCGCGACCTCTGGTACCACGAGCTGATCGATGCCGCCTCGCCGGACTGCCCGGTCGAGGTCATGAACGCGGAGGACCCGCTCTTCATTCTCTACACGTCCGGGTCGACCGGGCGGCCGAAGGGCGTCCTGCACACCACCGGCGGCTATCTGGTCTGGGTCTCGCTCACGCATCAGCACGTCTTCGACTACCACGAAGGCGACATCTACTGGTGCGCGGCCGACGTCGGCTGGGTCACGGGCCACAGCTACATCGTCTACGGTCCACTCGCGAACGCGGCGACGCTCGTGATGTTCGAGGGCATTCCCACGTACCCCGACGCGAGCCGGTTGTGGCAGGTCGTCGACAAGCACGAGGTCAACACGCTCTACATGGCGCCGACCGCGATCCGCGCGCTGATGCGCGAAGGCGAGGAGCCGGTGAAGCGCACGTCACGCGAGACGTTACGGCTCCTCGGCACGGTCGGCGAGCCGATCAATCCCGAGGCGTGGGAGTGGTATCACCGCGTCGTCGGCGACGGGCGCTGCCCGGTGGTCGATACGTGGTGGCAGACGGAAACCGGCGGCATCCTGATCACGCCGCTGCCCGGCGCCACGGCGCTGAAGCCGGGCTCCGCCACGAGGCCCTACTTCGGCGTCAAGCCGGGGATCGTGGACGGCGAAGGCCGTCTGCTCGAAGGCGAGGCGGCGGGGAATCTCGTGCTGCTCGACAGCTGGCCGGGGCAGATGCGCACCGTTTACGGCGATCACCAGCGCTTCGTCGAGACCTACTTCACGCAGTTCCCCGGCAAGTACTTCACCGGCGACGGCGCACGCCGCGACGCCGACGGCTACTACTGGATCACCGGCCGCGTCGACGACGTGATCAACGTCTCGGGCCACCGGATGGGCACGGCCGAGATCGAGAGCGCGCTCGTCGCGCACCCGAAGGTCGCGGAGGCGGCCTGCGTCGGCTTCCCGCACGATTTGAAGGGCCAGGGCATCTACGCTTACGTGACGCTGATCGCCGGCGAGGAGCCGTCGGACGCGCTGAGGTCGGAGCTCGTCGACTGGGTGCGCAAGGAGATCGGCCCGATCGCGAGCCCGGACTTCATCCAGTGGGCGCCGAGCCTGCCGAAGACGCGCTCGGGCAAGATCATGCGGCGCATCCTCCGCAAGGTCGCCGCCGACGACTACGCCGATCTCGGCGACACCACGACCCTCGCCGACCCGAGCGTCGTCGCCGACTTGATCGAGCATCGGATGAATCGGTAG
- the egtD gene encoding L-histidine N(alpha)-methyltransferase, translating into MTKGLTQLMTANETPPDLVEERAEILEGLLAEQKQISPKYLYDERGSELFDRICTLPEYYPTRTELSIMDEHLVEISELVGPRAAVIEFGAGSSLKVRQLLDALDSPAAYVPVEISGDYLKKQAEELARDYPDVHIQPVFADFTQPFALPEHPVMPERNLVFFPGSTIGNFTRSEAADLLAVMRAEAKDDGVLLIGVDLKKDAEIVRAAYNDREGVTAEFNLNLLHRLNRELGANFDVRSFRHEAIYDEEQGRIEMRLVSLEDQLVTLAHRVVPFRRGEYIITEYSHKYSIEEFHAVARAAGFDPQRTWTDARKLFSVHFMRAA; encoded by the coding sequence ATGACCAAAGGACTGACCCAGCTCATGACGGCGAACGAGACGCCGCCCGACCTCGTGGAGGAGCGAGCCGAGATCCTCGAGGGGCTCCTGGCGGAGCAGAAGCAGATCTCGCCGAAATACCTCTACGACGAGCGGGGCTCGGAGCTGTTCGACCGCATCTGCACGCTGCCCGAGTACTACCCGACGCGCACCGAGCTCTCGATCATGGACGAGCATCTCGTCGAGATCTCGGAGCTCGTCGGGCCCCGTGCCGCCGTGATCGAGTTCGGCGCGGGCTCGAGCCTCAAGGTCCGGCAGCTGCTCGACGCGCTCGACTCGCCGGCCGCGTACGTGCCGGTCGAGATCTCCGGCGACTACCTGAAGAAGCAGGCCGAGGAGCTCGCGCGCGACTACCCGGACGTCCATATCCAGCCGGTCTTCGCCGACTTCACGCAGCCGTTCGCGCTGCCCGAGCACCCGGTCATGCCCGAGCGCAATCTCGTGTTCTTCCCCGGCTCGACGATCGGCAACTTCACGCGCTCGGAGGCGGCGGACCTTCTCGCGGTGATGCGCGCGGAGGCAAAGGACGACGGAGTGCTGCTGATCGGCGTCGACCTGAAGAAGGACGCGGAAATCGTGCGCGCAGCATACAACGACCGCGAGGGCGTCACGGCGGAGTTCAACCTGAACCTGCTGCATCGGCTGAACCGGGAGCTCGGGGCGAACTTCGACGTCCGGTCGTTCCGGCACGAAGCCATCTACGACGAAGAGCAGGGCCGGATCGAGATGCGCCTCGTGAGCCTCGAGGATCAGCTCGTGACGCTGGCGCACCGCGTCGTCCCGTTCCGGCGGGGCGAGTACATCATCACGGAGTACTCGCACAAATACTCGATCGAGGAGTTCCATGCGGTCGCGCGCGCGGCCGGGTTCGACCCGCAGCGCACGTGGACCGACGCCCGCAAACTGTTCAGTGTGCATTTCATGCGGGCGGCGTAG
- the egtB gene encoding ergothioneine biosynthesis protein EgtB — protein MVIAPSAPAAALESEALAERYQRVRSASIALASPLAPEDQVIQTIPEVSPTKWHLAHTTWFFERFCLVEHAPGYARVDERYEYLFNSYYYTVGEMYRRPRRGLLSRPTVAEIHDYRARVDDAMSDLIARREDDAAFRFLVELGLHHEQQHQELLLTDIKHVFFSNPLGPAYTLLPERPKAEAEALRFVPRSGGLREIGSRGDTFCFDNETPRHAVLVRDHALGHRLVTNAEYREFIEQGGYSQPALWLSDGWATIREEGWSRPLCWSEDLEQEFTLGGWRPIDPHAPVCHVSYYEADAFARWAGARLPTEAEWELAAASQPVAGNLLDTGLLRPTSIPPAAGGTRGGAAAPRPPDEAPQSPLVQLYGDVWEWTASPYGPYPGFKPLAGSLGEYNGKFMANQMVVRGGSCATWAEHVRATYRSFFYPRDRWQFLGFRLAKDL, from the coding sequence ATGGTCATCGCACCCTCGGCACCGGCCGCGGCCCTCGAGTCCGAGGCGCTGGCGGAGCGCTACCAGCGTGTGCGCAGCGCGAGCATCGCGCTCGCCAGCCCCCTCGCGCCCGAGGATCAGGTGATCCAGACGATCCCCGAGGTGAGCCCCACGAAGTGGCACCTCGCGCACACCACGTGGTTCTTCGAGCGCTTCTGCCTCGTCGAGCATGCGCCGGGCTATGCGCGCGTCGACGAGCGCTACGAATACCTTTTCAACTCCTACTACTACACGGTCGGCGAAATGTATCGCCGCCCGCGGCGCGGCCTCCTGAGCCGGCCGACGGTCGCCGAGATCCACGATTACCGCGCCCGCGTGGACGATGCGATGTCGGATCTGATCGCGCGGCGGGAGGACGACGCGGCGTTCCGCTTTCTCGTCGAGCTCGGACTGCACCACGAGCAGCAGCATCAGGAGCTGCTGTTGACGGACATCAAGCACGTCTTCTTCTCGAACCCGCTCGGCCCCGCGTACACGCTGCTTCCCGAGCGGCCGAAAGCGGAAGCCGAGGCGCTTCGTTTCGTTCCCCGCTCCGGCGGCCTGCGCGAGATCGGCAGCCGCGGCGACACGTTTTGCTTCGACAACGAAACGCCGCGCCACGCGGTCCTCGTGCGCGACCACGCGCTCGGCCACCGGCTCGTCACGAACGCCGAGTACCGCGAATTCATCGAGCAAGGCGGTTACAGCCAGCCCGCGCTCTGGCTCTCCGACGGCTGGGCCACGATTCGCGAGGAGGGCTGGAGCCGCCCGCTCTGCTGGTCGGAAGATCTCGAGCAGGAGTTCACGCTCGGCGGCTGGCGCCCGATCGACCCGCATGCACCCGTCTGCCACGTGAGCTACTACGAGGCCGACGCGTTCGCGCGCTGGGCCGGTGCGCGCTTGCCCACGGAGGCGGAATGGGAGCTCGCGGCCGCATCGCAACCGGTCGCCGGGAATCTGCTCGACACTGGCCTGCTCCGTCCGACTTCGATCCCGCCCGCCGCGGGCGGCACGCGCGGCGGCGCCGCCGCGCCCCGGCCGCCGGACGAGGCCCCGCAGTCGCCGCTCGTGCAGCTCTACGGCGACGTCTGGGAATGGACCGCGTCGCCCTACGGCCCCTACCCCGGCTTCAAGCCGCTCGCGGGCTCGCTCGGCGAGTACAACGGCAAGTTCATGGCCAATCAAATGGTCGTGCGCGGCGGCTCGTGCGCCACGTGGGCCGAGCACGTCCGTGCGACGTACCGCAGCTTCTTCTATCCCCGCGACCGCTGGCAGTTCCTCGGCTTCAGGCTCGCGAAGGACCTCTGA
- a CDS encoding VOC family protein has protein sequence MPDGRKQQPGGWNRIVLWVDDLHSEIARLRQAGVRFRNAVEVGPGGSQILIEDPDGNPIELHQEP, from the coding sequence ATGCCGGACGGTCGCAAGCAGCAGCCCGGCGGGTGGAACCGTATCGTGCTCTGGGTCGACGATCTGCACTCGGAGATCGCGCGGCTTCGACAAGCCGGCGTGCGTTTCCGTAACGCGGTCGAGGTGGGCCCGGGAGGCTCGCAAATCCTCATCGAGGATCCGGACGGGAATCCGATCGAGCTGCACCAGGAGCCGTGA
- a CDS encoding DUF6597 domain-containing transcriptional factor, protein MRGSSMRYVTHRPVPPIDAFVEYLWLLQDAPPHPRERIVPSGTLELVINLAEDQIRVYDADAVARYPGVVVSGAYRRGFVVDTREHASLVGVHFRPGGARTFLGGRLDALFNRHVALADLWSSGEASQLRERLC, encoded by the coding sequence ATGCGCGGTTCGAGCATGCGCTACGTAACACACCGCCCTGTGCCGCCGATAGACGCATTTGTGGAATACCTATGGCTGCTCCAGGATGCGCCGCCGCACCCTCGAGAGCGCATCGTGCCCAGCGGCACGCTCGAGCTGGTGATCAACCTCGCCGAGGACCAGATCCGCGTCTATGACGCCGACGCGGTAGCGCGTTACCCGGGTGTGGTCGTGTCGGGCGCCTACCGCCGGGGCTTCGTGGTCGACACGCGCGAGCACGCCTCTTTGGTAGGCGTGCACTTCCGGCCCGGCGGTGCTCGGACCTTTCTCGGCGGGCGCTTGGATGCGCTCTTCAACCGGCATGTCGCGCTTGCGGATCTCTGGTCGAGCGGCGAAGCGAGCCAGCTTCGCGAGCGGCTATGCTGA
- a CDS encoding oligosaccharide flippase family protein produces the protein MNAVFSGVFRSPALGAATMLTAGGFGFVLGNILLARLMLAEEYGALTLFFALTQVGLTVGPLGLEIVINRHQLDAAPPLLARALPSSLAAGVAMSLIGAVFYDLGFTLCVCLALAAAGASMTRIASAFLQSHERFGQSLLLLQLHNYVVVAGVPVLMVLGRADALPVGVLVASAYAATGAIGWIVGSRLPARGGSALPPGALSREGLATVGIGLAIQLLWQLERLVIPRALSVAALGSFAVIASVAASPFRMMQTGVGYTLLPGLRRAEDKAAMKRLIYREAKAVAAVAVAAIAALLFVTPFVMDRVLSGRYDFSFALLAAVIAAGLFKLWSGFTSATVQAVGSSRQLAMLNFASWGGVAVGVPAAVAGGAFGLSGVVWGAASGWLVPAAVGTVLSIRAIRRADPYLGAPSAVRASD, from the coding sequence TTGAACGCGGTCTTCAGCGGGGTGTTTCGATCCCCGGCGCTCGGTGCAGCGACGATGTTGACGGCGGGCGGATTCGGTTTCGTCCTCGGCAACATCCTGCTCGCACGGCTCATGCTTGCGGAGGAGTACGGCGCGCTGACGCTGTTTTTCGCGCTGACGCAGGTCGGACTCACCGTCGGCCCCCTCGGCCTCGAGATCGTGATCAACCGCCATCAGCTCGACGCGGCCCCCCCGCTGCTCGCCCGCGCGCTCCCGTCGAGCCTCGCGGCCGGCGTCGCGATGTCGCTGATCGGCGCCGTCTTCTACGATCTCGGTTTCACCCTCTGCGTCTGCCTCGCGCTCGCGGCCGCGGGCGCCAGCATGACCCGCATCGCGAGCGCGTTCCTGCAATCGCACGAGCGCTTCGGACAATCGCTGCTGCTGCTCCAGTTGCACAACTACGTCGTCGTCGCCGGCGTCCCGGTGCTGATGGTGCTCGGCCGCGCGGACGCGCTGCCGGTCGGCGTGCTCGTCGCCTCCGCCTACGCCGCAACAGGCGCGATCGGCTGGATCGTCGGCTCCCGGTTGCCGGCCCGAGGCGGCAGCGCGCTGCCGCCCGGCGCGCTGTCGCGCGAGGGGCTCGCCACCGTCGGGATCGGTCTCGCGATTCAGCTGCTCTGGCAGCTCGAGCGGCTCGTGATCCCTCGGGCCCTCTCCGTCGCCGCGCTCGGCAGTTTCGCGGTGATCGCCTCGGTCGCGGCGTCGCCGTTTCGAATGATGCAGACCGGTGTCGGCTATACGCTGCTCCCGGGCTTGCGTCGAGCCGAAGACAAGGCGGCGATGAAGCGACTGATCTACCGCGAAGCGAAGGCGGTTGCGGCAGTCGCCGTGGCGGCGATCGCAGCGCTCTTGTTCGTCACTCCGTTCGTCATGGATCGCGTGCTTTCCGGACGGTACGACTTTTCGTTCGCGCTCCTGGCGGCGGTCATCGCTGCAGGCTTGTTCAAGCTTTGGAGCGGGTTCACGAGCGCCACGGTGCAAGCCGTCGGGAGCTCGCGGCAGCTCGCGATGCTGAACTTCGCAAGCTGGGGCGGCGTTGCGGTCGGCGTGCCGGCAGCGGTCGCCGGCGGCGCTTTCGGCTTGTCGGGCGTCGTCTGGGGGGCGGCTTCGGGATGGCTCGTGCCCGCAGCCGTCGGCACGGTCCTCTCGATCCGGGCGATCCGCCGCGCCGATCCTTATCTGGGCGCGCCCTCCGCGGTACGCGCGAGCGATTAG
- a CDS encoding MT-A70 family methyltransferase — translation MRAGIDAAKDLLEVARDRSFGTVLADPPWRFVNRTGKMAPEHRRLSRYGTMTPDEIAALPVSRIAASTAHLYLWVPNALLPDGLRVLQAWGFQYKSNIVWHKLRKDGGSDGRGVGFYFRNVTELVLFGVRGKNARTLGPGRRQVNYIGARKREHSRKPDELYEIIEACSFTPRIELFARGTRPGWTAWGNQAESYVPTWPTYSHNSAAERQMPASGGDG, via the coding sequence ATGCGAGCGGGCATCGATGCGGCGAAAGACCTACTCGAGGTCGCACGAGATCGGTCCTTCGGAACCGTGCTCGCCGATCCGCCGTGGCGCTTCGTGAACCGCACCGGCAAGATGGCGCCCGAGCATCGCCGGCTGTCGCGCTACGGGACGATGACGCCCGACGAGATTGCGGCCCTGCCCGTGTCGAGGATTGCGGCGAGCACGGCCCACCTCTACCTGTGGGTGCCGAATGCATTGCTCCCGGACGGGCTGCGAGTCCTGCAGGCGTGGGGATTCCAGTACAAGTCGAACATCGTCTGGCACAAGCTCCGGAAGGACGGCGGCAGCGACGGCCGGGGCGTCGGGTTCTACTTCAGAAACGTCACGGAGCTCGTCCTCTTCGGCGTGCGCGGGAAGAACGCGCGAACGCTCGGCCCCGGCAGGAGGCAGGTCAACTACATCGGCGCCCGCAAGCGCGAGCATTCGCGCAAGCCCGACGAGCTCTACGAGATCATCGAAGCCTGCAGCTTCACGCCTCGGATCGAGCTCTTCGCGCGCGGCACGCGCCCGGGTTGGACCGCGTGGGGCAACCAAGCCGAGTCTTACGTACCCACGTGGCCGACGTATTCGCACAACTCCGCCGCCGAGCGGCAGATGCCGGCGAGCGGCGGAGACGGTTGA
- a CDS encoding MBL fold metallo-hydrolase, which yields MHRLSLGRVELAVLEDGTLPFAAKAFFSNVPERLWRDEVRPNAEGKIEVGHNCGLVDTGTELIVIDTGYGADTHGGRTGHLLEELARAGRRPEDVTAVINTHAHGDHIKGNTVVRADGARAPAFPNARYVLGRGDWQWFNGPAGRVHEFAEQVALLDRLEMLALADGELQIAPDVRVLPTPGHTPGHASVVVESEGRTAIFLGDLCHHPLHVSQPQWTTELDTHPDTTPRTRASLFDFAAEREALVIFPHAEPPGLGRIERSDRGFRWNALA from the coding sequence TTGCACCGTTTGTCGTTGGGCAGGGTCGAGCTCGCGGTCCTCGAGGACGGCACGTTACCGTTTGCGGCGAAGGCATTCTTCTCGAACGTCCCCGAGCGTCTGTGGCGCGACGAGGTGCGCCCGAACGCGGAAGGGAAGATCGAGGTCGGCCACAATTGCGGCCTCGTGGACACCGGCACCGAGCTGATCGTGATCGACACGGGCTACGGCGCCGACACCCACGGCGGCCGCACCGGACATCTGCTCGAAGAGCTCGCCCGCGCCGGACGCCGGCCCGAGGACGTCACGGCCGTGATCAACACGCACGCGCACGGCGACCACATCAAGGGCAACACGGTCGTGCGCGCCGACGGCGCTCGCGCACCGGCGTTCCCGAACGCCCGCTACGTGCTCGGCCGCGGGGATTGGCAGTGGTTCAACGGCCCTGCGGGCCGCGTTCACGAATTCGCCGAGCAAGTCGCGCTGCTCGACCGGCTCGAGATGCTGGCGCTCGCGGACGGCGAGCTGCAAATCGCGCCGGATGTACGCGTGCTCCCGACGCCGGGCCATACGCCCGGGCACGCGAGCGTCGTCGTCGAATCGGAAGGCCGAACGGCGATCTTCCTCGGCGATCTCTGCCACCACCCGCTCCATGTCTCGCAGCCGCAGTGGACCACCGAGCTCGATACGCACCCGGATACGACACCGCGCACGCGCGCCTCGCTCTTCGATTTCGCAGCCGAGCGCGAGGCCCTCGTGATCTTTCCCCACGCCGAGCCGCCCGGCCTCGGCCGCATCGAACGAAGCGATCGGGGGTTTCGATGGAATGCCCTCGCTTGA
- a CDS encoding carbamoyltransferase C-terminal domain-containing protein, whose protein sequence is MPDDAPTILGINRTQDASITMMQGSRVVCSVQKERLTRQKHHWGKLDDLRSFYAPNLRCLDEPIDVLVECYSSDKELERLPEYEREIGTTLKLAPDAKRARISHHLSHLYSVFHTSPFDEAAVMIVDGQGSPVRDFTEPWSDAAFFPGHWREVSSFYAAERGRIYCLGKQLWDCDERRLVGLGMFYFLLTQAIFPGEGNEGKVMGLAPHGDPNALRLPALDIDGAIVTIPDAWRGILGERERFRYAESGRSRFADTANLAAAGQRAFEEALLEVARWVYVRTGASDLCFAGGTALNCCANDRLLRDTPFRRVFIPPAPSDAGTSLGCAIYGLTELCGVDCGYRWEHDFLGPEPTAEEIAAALGGADDLVVEKPTDLLARVVDLLCTRNVVALYRGGSEFGPRALGHRSILGDPRIGAVRDWINSKVKGREWFRPLAPVVLLEEAHRYFDIERPSPFMQFAAPVRPEAADVIPAVTHVDGTARLQTVGERDDPFLRAVLQLFAARTGVPVLLNTSFNTRDEPIVETPAQAVATFRRTPMHALVMPPYLVTPKKPSDTILRKGVPATIFGN, encoded by the coding sequence ATGCCCGACGACGCGCCGACGATCCTCGGGATAAACCGCACGCAGGACGCGAGCATCACTATGATGCAGGGCTCGCGCGTCGTCTGCTCGGTCCAGAAGGAAAGGCTAACGCGGCAGAAGCATCACTGGGGGAAGCTGGACGATCTGCGCAGCTTCTATGCGCCGAACCTTCGGTGCCTCGACGAGCCGATCGACGTGCTCGTCGAATGCTACTCGTCGGACAAGGAGCTCGAGAGGCTGCCGGAATACGAACGCGAGATCGGTACGACGCTGAAGCTCGCGCCGGACGCGAAGCGGGCGCGCATCTCGCATCATCTCTCGCATCTCTACAGCGTCTTCCACACGTCGCCGTTCGACGAGGCGGCCGTGATGATCGTCGACGGGCAGGGAAGCCCGGTGCGCGATTTCACCGAGCCATGGTCGGACGCGGCGTTTTTTCCGGGCCATTGGCGCGAGGTGTCGTCCTTCTATGCGGCCGAGCGCGGCCGCATCTACTGCCTCGGCAAGCAGCTCTGGGATTGCGACGAGCGCCGGCTCGTCGGCCTCGGCATGTTCTACTTTCTGCTGACGCAGGCGATCTTTCCCGGCGAGGGCAACGAGGGGAAGGTCATGGGTCTCGCGCCGCACGGCGATCCGAACGCCCTCCGCCTGCCGGCGCTCGACATCGACGGCGCCATTGTCACGATCCCCGACGCTTGGCGCGGCATCCTCGGCGAACGCGAGCGCTTTCGTTATGCGGAGAGCGGACGCAGCCGCTTCGCCGACACCGCCAATCTCGCGGCGGCCGGGCAGCGCGCGTTCGAGGAAGCGCTGCTCGAGGTCGCGCGCTGGGTCTACGTGCGCACCGGCGCGAGCGATCTCTGCTTCGCCGGCGGCACGGCGCTCAACTGCTGCGCGAACGATCGGCTGCTGCGCGACACGCCGTTCCGCCGTGTGTTCATCCCGCCGGCGCCGAGCGATGCCGGGACGTCGCTCGGGTGCGCGATATACGGGCTGACCGAGCTTTGCGGCGTGGATTGCGGTTACCGCTGGGAGCACGACTTCCTCGGACCGGAGCCCACCGCAGAGGAGATCGCGGCGGCGCTCGGCGGCGCGGACGATCTCGTCGTCGAGAAGCCTACGGACCTGCTTGCGCGCGTCGTGGACCTGCTCTGCACGAGGAACGTGGTTGCCCTTTACCGGGGCGGCAGCGAGTTCGGGCCGCGCGCGCTCGGCCATCGGAGCATCCTCGGCGATCCGCGCATCGGAGCGGTCCGCGACTGGATCAACTCGAAGGTCAAGGGGCGCGAGTGGTTCCGCCCGCTCGCGCCGGTCGTCCTGCTCGAAGAGGCGCACCGCTACTTCGACATCGAGCGGCCGTCGCCCTTCATGCAGTTCGCGGCGCCGGTGCGGCCGGAGGCGGCGGACGTGATCCCGGCGGTCACGCACGTCGACGGCACGGCGCGGCTGCAGACCGTCGGCGAGAGGGACGATCCGTTTCTCCGCGCTGTGCTCCAGCTGTTCGCGGCGCGGACGGGCGTGCCGGTGCTGTTGAACACCTCGTTCAACACGAGGGACGAGCCGATCGTCGAGACGCCGGCCCAGGCCGTCGCGACGTTCCGCCGCACGCCGATGCACGCGCTCGTGATGCCGCCCTATCTCGTCACCCCGAAAAAGCCGTCAGACACCATTTTACGAAAAGGGGTGCCAGCCACCATTTTTGGCAACTGA